One window from the genome of Streptomyces sp. NBC_00091 encodes:
- a CDS encoding xanthine dehydrogenase small subunit gives MVAARITVNGKETPISPAAPHTTVLDFLRERGLTGTKEGCAEGECGACSVLVARPGVNKPTDWVAVNACLVPVAALDGQEVVTSEGLATAGEPGAPAVLHPVQEEMAVRGGSQCGYCTPGFICSMASEYYRPDRCAHPAPAEGTETATSTGTGTGTEHGPNGFDLHALSGNLCRCTGYRPIRDAAFAVGTPTRDDPLAQRREQSPPGPAATEYTQDDSAFLRPGTLADALRLLRERPDAVVVAGSTDWGVEVNIRSRRASCVVAVDRLPELRELRVESGHIEIGAAQTLTEIERRLDGSVPLLAELFPQFASRLIRNSATLGGNLGTGSPIGDSPPVLLALEASVVLAGADGEREVPLSDYFTGYRQSVRRPGELIRAVRVPLPLSPVTAFHKIAKRRFDDISSVAVAFALDIEGGIVRKARIGLGGVAATPIRALDTEAALEGKPWAPETVEAASRVLRNEGTPMDDHRASAGYRSAMLGQSLPKLYARTTEAVSS, from the coding sequence ATGGTAGCGGCGCGGATCACGGTCAACGGAAAAGAAACACCGATTTCACCGGCCGCACCCCACACCACGGTGCTGGATTTCCTGCGTGAGCGCGGCCTCACGGGCACCAAGGAGGGCTGCGCCGAGGGTGAATGCGGCGCCTGTTCGGTCCTGGTGGCCCGTCCGGGGGTGAACAAGCCCACCGACTGGGTGGCGGTCAACGCCTGCCTGGTCCCGGTCGCGGCGCTCGACGGCCAGGAGGTCGTCACCTCCGAAGGTCTCGCCACCGCCGGTGAACCCGGCGCGCCGGCCGTGCTGCACCCCGTGCAGGAGGAGATGGCCGTCCGCGGCGGCTCCCAATGCGGTTACTGCACACCGGGGTTCATCTGCAGCATGGCCTCCGAGTACTACCGCCCCGACCGCTGCGCGCACCCGGCCCCGGCCGAAGGCACCGAAACCGCCACCAGCACCGGCACCGGCACCGGCACCGAGCACGGTCCGAACGGTTTCGATCTGCACGCGCTGAGCGGAAACCTCTGCCGCTGCACCGGTTACCGCCCGATCCGCGATGCCGCGTTCGCCGTCGGTACGCCCACCCGGGACGACCCCCTCGCGCAGCGTCGCGAGCAGTCCCCGCCCGGACCGGCCGCCACCGAATACACGCAGGACGACAGCGCGTTCCTACGGCCGGGCACCCTGGCCGATGCGCTGCGGCTCCTGCGCGAGCGGCCCGACGCGGTGGTCGTCGCCGGAAGCACCGACTGGGGTGTGGAGGTGAACATCCGTTCCCGCCGGGCGAGTTGCGTGGTCGCTGTCGACCGGCTGCCCGAACTGCGGGAGCTGCGCGTCGAATCCGGCCACATCGAGATCGGGGCGGCGCAGACGCTCACCGAGATCGAACGTCGTCTCGACGGCAGCGTCCCGCTGCTGGCAGAGCTGTTCCCGCAGTTCGCGTCCCGGCTCATCCGCAACAGTGCGACCCTCGGCGGCAATCTGGGTACCGGGTCCCCCATCGGTGACAGCCCGCCGGTGCTGCTCGCGCTGGAGGCGTCGGTGGTGCTCGCCGGCGCCGACGGTGAGCGCGAGGTCCCCCTGTCCGACTACTTCACCGGCTACCGGCAGAGCGTGCGCCGTCCCGGCGAGCTGATCCGCGCGGTGCGCGTCCCCCTGCCGCTGTCGCCGGTCACGGCCTTCCACAAGATCGCCAAACGGCGCTTCGACGACATCTCCAGCGTGGCGGTCGCCTTCGCGCTCGACATCGAGGGCGGAATCGTGCGCAAGGCACGCATCGGCCTGGGCGGCGTGGCCGCCACACCGATCCGCGCCCTCGACACCGAGGCGGCCCTGGAGGGCAAGCCGTGGGCGCCGGAGACCGTGGAGGCCGCGTCCCGGGTACTGCGGAACGAGGGCACACCGATGGACGATCACCGCGCCAGCGCCGGCTACCGGTCCGCGATGCTCGGCCAGAGCCTGCCCAAGCTGTACGCGCGAACCACCGAGGCGGTGTCGTCATGA
- the xdhB gene encoding xanthine dehydrogenase molybdopterin binding subunit: protein MSQLSERPEKPVVGVSMPHESANLHVTGAALYTDDLVHRTKDVLHAHPVQVMKAHGRITALRTEPALAVPGVVRVLTVADVPGVNDAGMKHDEPLFPDTVMFHGHAVAWVLGETLEAARLGAAAVEVELDEKPSVITLQEAIAAESFHGARPMMLTGDVDAGFEDSAHVFTGEFQFSDQEHFYLETHAALAHVDENGQMFVQSSTQHPSETQEIVAHVLGLHSHEVTVQCLRMGGGFGGKEMQPHGFAAIAALGARLTGRPVRVRLNRTQDLTMSGKRHGFHATWKIGFDAEGRIQALDATLTADGGWSLDLSEPVVARALCHIDNTYWIPHARIAGRIAKTNKVSNTAFRGFGGPQGMLVIEDIMGRCAPLLGLDPMELRERNFYRQGQSTPYGQPVAHPERISTVWRQVQDDAGIADRKREIAAFNAAHPHTKRALAITGIKFGISFNLTAFNQAGALVLVYKDGSVLINHGGTEMGQGLHTKMLQVAATTLGIPLHKVRLAPTRTDKVPNTSATAASAGADLNGAAVKNACEQIRERLLRVAGTQLGANASDVRIVEGVARVLGNDEELAWDDLVRTAYFQRVQLSAAGFYRTEGLHWDAKAFHGSPFKYFSYGCAAAEVEVDGFTGAYRIRRVDIVHDVGDSLSPMIDIGQVEGGFVQGAGWLTLEDLRWDAGEGPNRGRLLTQAASTYKLPSFSEMPEEFNVRLLENATEEGAVYGSKAVGEPPLMLAFSVREALRQAAGEFGPAGVSVELASPATPEAVYWAIEAVRGGGVRYDGHAPDGSEFPADASALSHA, encoded by the coding sequence ATGAGCCAACTGTCCGAACGTCCCGAAAAGCCCGTCGTCGGGGTTTCGATGCCTCACGAGAGCGCCAATCTGCACGTCACCGGCGCCGCGCTCTACACCGACGACCTGGTCCATCGCACCAAGGACGTACTGCACGCCCACCCGGTCCAGGTCATGAAGGCCCACGGCAGGATCACCGCGCTGCGCACCGAACCCGCGCTCGCCGTGCCCGGTGTGGTCCGCGTACTCACCGTTGCCGACGTGCCCGGCGTCAACGACGCCGGAATGAAGCACGACGAACCGCTGTTCCCCGACACGGTCATGTTCCACGGCCACGCCGTCGCCTGGGTGCTCGGCGAGACCCTGGAGGCGGCCCGGCTCGGTGCGGCGGCCGTCGAGGTGGAACTCGACGAGAAGCCCTCCGTGATCACGCTCCAGGAAGCCATCGCGGCCGAGAGCTTCCACGGCGCCCGGCCCATGATGCTGACCGGCGACGTCGACGCCGGCTTCGAGGACTCCGCGCACGTGTTCACCGGCGAGTTCCAGTTCTCCGACCAGGAACACTTCTATCTCGAGACGCACGCGGCGCTGGCCCACGTCGACGAGAACGGGCAGATGTTCGTCCAGAGCAGCACCCAGCATCCCTCGGAGACGCAGGAGATCGTCGCGCACGTACTCGGCCTGCACAGCCACGAGGTGACCGTGCAGTGCCTGCGGATGGGTGGCGGCTTCGGCGGCAAGGAGATGCAGCCGCACGGGTTCGCGGCCATCGCCGCGCTCGGCGCCAGGCTGACCGGCCGGCCGGTCCGGGTACGGCTCAACCGGACCCAGGACCTGACCATGTCCGGCAAGCGCCACGGGTTCCACGCCACGTGGAAGATCGGTTTCGACGCCGAGGGCCGTATCCAGGCCCTGGACGCCACCTTGACCGCGGACGGCGGCTGGAGCCTGGACCTGTCCGAGCCGGTGGTGGCCCGCGCGCTGTGCCACATCGACAACACCTACTGGATTCCCCACGCGCGCATCGCCGGCCGCATCGCCAAGACCAACAAGGTCTCCAACACCGCCTTCCGCGGCTTCGGCGGCCCGCAGGGCATGCTGGTGATCGAGGACATCATGGGCCGGTGCGCGCCGCTGCTCGGCCTCGACCCGATGGAGCTGCGCGAGCGCAACTTCTACCGGCAGGGCCAGTCGACGCCGTACGGACAGCCGGTCGCCCACCCCGAACGGATCTCCACCGTCTGGCGGCAGGTCCAGGACGACGCCGGCATCGCCGATCGCAAGCGCGAGATCGCGGCCTTCAACGCCGCGCACCCGCACACCAAGCGGGCGCTCGCGATCACCGGGATCAAGTTCGGAATCTCCTTCAACCTCACCGCCTTCAACCAGGCCGGTGCGCTGGTGCTGGTCTACAAGGACGGCTCGGTCCTGATCAACCACGGCGGCACCGAGATGGGGCAGGGCCTGCACACCAAGATGCTCCAGGTGGCCGCGACCACGCTGGGCATCCCGCTGCACAAGGTGCGCCTCGCCCCGACGCGCACCGACAAGGTGCCCAACACCTCCGCCACCGCCGCCAGTGCCGGGGCGGACCTCAACGGCGCGGCGGTGAAGAACGCCTGCGAGCAGATCCGCGAGCGGCTGCTCCGAGTGGCCGGTACCCAGCTGGGTGCGAACGCCTCGGACGTGCGCATCGTCGAGGGCGTCGCGCGCGTCCTCGGCAACGACGAGGAACTGGCCTGGGACGACCTGGTGCGCACCGCGTACTTCCAGCGGGTCCAGTTGTCGGCGGCCGGTTTCTACCGGACCGAGGGCTTGCACTGGGACGCGAAGGCGTTCCACGGGTCGCCGTTCAAGTACTTCTCCTACGGCTGCGCCGCGGCCGAGGTGGAGGTGGACGGTTTCACCGGCGCCTACCGGATCCGGCGCGTGGACATCGTGCACGACGTCGGCGACAGCCTCTCCCCGATGATCGACATCGGTCAGGTCGAGGGCGGTTTCGTGCAGGGCGCGGGCTGGCTGACGCTCGAGGACCTGCGGTGGGACGCCGGCGAGGGGCCGAACCGCGGCCGGCTGCTGACCCAGGCCGCGAGCACCTACAAGCTGCCGAGCTTCTCGGAGATGCCCGAGGAGTTCAACGTCAGGCTGCTGGAGAACGCCACCGAGGAGGGCGCGGTCTACGGGTCCAAGGCGGTGGGTGAGCCTCCGCTGATGCTGGCGTTCTCGGTGCGGGAAGCACTGCGGCAGGCGGCCGGGGAGTTCGGGCCCGCCGGAGTCAGCGTGGAGCTCGCCTCCCCGGCGACACCGGAGGCGGTGTACTGGGCGATCGAAGCGGTCCGCGGGGGCGGCGTGCGGTACGACGGTCACGCGCCCGACGGCAGCGAGTTCCCCGCCGACGCAAGCGCTTTGAGCCATGCCTGA
- the xdhC gene encoding xanthine dehydrogenase accessory protein XdhC, whose amino-acid sequence MSWVAAVARLRARREPGVLVTVATVRGHAPRRAGAKLVVGRTETWGSIGGGNIEAVAIDRARELNGAPDPEPELMEFALNDKVTGRHGVQCCGGAVTVLLEPLPVVQAVAVFGVGHVGLELARILARHHLDLHLIDTRPDMLTEERLGVLADAVAQIHVHHTPLLPEEVLTELPPGTHVLIMTHDHAEDAALCDAALRTAGLGSIGLIGSSAKWARFRQRLAVEGGHDAAAIDRIKTPIGVAGITGKEPATIAVSVAADLLRTFEQDRQWEVPDTVAEVPHAPVAGLTA is encoded by the coding sequence ATGAGCTGGGTGGCCGCGGTCGCGCGGTTGCGGGCACGCCGGGAACCCGGCGTGCTCGTGACCGTCGCGACCGTGCGCGGCCACGCGCCCCGCCGGGCCGGCGCCAAACTCGTCGTGGGACGGACCGAGACGTGGGGTTCGATCGGCGGCGGCAACATCGAGGCCGTCGCCATCGACCGGGCGCGCGAGCTGAACGGCGCGCCCGACCCGGAGCCGGAGCTGATGGAGTTCGCCCTCAACGACAAGGTCACCGGCCGGCACGGCGTGCAGTGCTGCGGCGGAGCCGTCACCGTACTGCTCGAACCGCTGCCGGTGGTCCAGGCGGTGGCGGTCTTCGGCGTCGGGCACGTCGGGCTGGAGCTGGCCCGCATCCTGGCCCGCCACCACCTCGACCTGCACCTGATCGACACCCGCCCCGACATGCTCACCGAGGAACGGCTCGGCGTCCTCGCGGACGCGGTGGCGCAGATCCACGTGCACCACACCCCGCTGCTTCCGGAGGAGGTGCTCACGGAGCTGCCGCCCGGCACCCACGTCCTGATCATGACCCACGATCACGCCGAGGACGCCGCGCTGTGCGACGCCGCCCTGCGCACGGCAGGTCTCGGCTCGATCGGACTGATCGGCTCGTCCGCCAAATGGGCGCGGTTCCGGCAGCGCCTGGCCGTCGAGGGCGGCCACGACGCCGCCGCCATCGACCGGATCAAGACCCCGATCGGTGTCGCCGGGATCACTGGCAAGGAACCCGCCACGATCGCGGTGAGCGTCGCGGCGGACCTGCTGCGGACCTTCGAACAGGACCGCCAGTGGGAAGTGCCGGACACGGTCGCCGAGGTGCCGCACGCTCCTGTGGCCGGTCTCACCGCATGA
- a CDS encoding aldo/keto reductase, which yields MGTQSTTHPADASGALRPADASGTFALGGDLPVNRLGYGAMQLTGPGVWGEPRDPDEAVRVLRRAVELGVTFIDTADAYGPFVNEQLIRKALHPYTDDLVIATKGGVTRPGPGDWRPNGRPEYLRQRVELSLRHLGLERIDLYQLHRIDPDVPLAEQLGALAQLQQEGKLRHLGLSEVTVEELKEARTHADIVSVQNLYNLANRSAEDVLQYAEAENIAFIPWFPIATGELARPGSPLDAASRLHNASPAQLALAWLLRRSSVMLPIPGTSSAAHLEENANAALVRLDDQEFEALTAAA from the coding sequence TTGGGCACGCAGTCCACCACACATCCGGCCGACGCCTCCGGCGCTTTACGTCCGGCCGACGCCTCCGGCACTTTCGCTCTGGGTGGCGACCTGCCGGTGAACCGTCTCGGTTACGGCGCCATGCAACTGACCGGTCCAGGCGTCTGGGGCGAACCCCGCGATCCGGACGAGGCCGTCCGGGTCCTGCGCCGAGCGGTCGAGCTGGGCGTCACCTTCATCGACACGGCAGACGCCTACGGCCCGTTCGTCAACGAGCAGCTGATCCGCAAGGCTCTGCACCCCTACACCGACGACCTGGTCATCGCCACCAAGGGCGGCGTGACGCGTCCGGGTCCGGGCGACTGGCGCCCCAACGGCCGACCCGAGTATCTGCGTCAACGGGTGGAGCTGAGCCTGCGACACCTCGGACTCGAACGCATCGATCTGTACCAGCTGCACCGTATCGACCCCGACGTCCCACTGGCCGAGCAGCTCGGCGCGTTGGCCCAGCTGCAGCAGGAGGGCAAGCTCCGTCACCTCGGACTGTCCGAGGTGACGGTCGAGGAGCTCAAGGAGGCCCGGACGCACGCTGACATCGTCTCCGTGCAGAACCTTTACAACCTCGCGAACCGGTCGGCTGAAGACGTACTCCAGTACGCCGAGGCCGAGAACATCGCCTTCATCCCTTGGTTCCCGATCGCGACAGGCGAACTCGCCCGCCCCGGCAGCCCGCTGGACGCCGCGTCCCGGCTGCACAACGCGAGCCCCGCGCAGCTCGCCCTCGCCTGGCTGCTGCGCCGCTCCTCGGTGATGCTCCCGATTCCGGGCACGTCCAGTGCCGCCCATCTGGAGGAGAACGCCAACGCCGCACTGGTGCGACTCGACGACCAGGAGTTCGAGGCCCTCACCGCCGCCGCCTGA
- a CDS encoding DUF475 domain-containing protein has translation MLLKTFGWSFAVTALGLVAAVLYGGWTGFGIVAILSILEISVSFDNAVVNAGILKKMNAFWQKIFLTIGVLIAVFGMRLVFPVVIVAISAKIGPVEAVDLAFNDAGRYEQLVTDAHPSIAAFGGMFLLMIFLDFIFEDRDIKWLGWLERPLAKLGKVDMLSVCIALIVLLVSAMTFATKAHQHGGVHADKVQTVLIAGIAGLITYLIVSGLSGYFENKLEEEEEREHEAAEEARTSGKKVPAVVMAGKAAFFMFLYLEVLDASFSFDGVIAAFAITNDIVLMSLGLGIGAMYVRSLTVYLVRKGTLDDYVYLEHGAHYAIGALAVILLVTIQYEIHEVITGLVGVVLIAWSFFSSVRRNRRLAAAEGEHTGSHEKADVSSGV, from the coding sequence GTGCTTCTGAAAACGTTCGGCTGGTCGTTCGCGGTGACCGCGCTCGGCCTGGTCGCGGCGGTCTTATACGGGGGATGGACCGGCTTCGGGATCGTGGCGATCCTCTCCATCCTCGAGATCTCGGTGTCCTTCGACAACGCCGTGGTCAACGCCGGGATCCTGAAGAAGATGAATGCCTTCTGGCAGAAGATCTTCCTCACCATCGGTGTGCTCATCGCCGTCTTCGGCATGCGCCTGGTCTTCCCCGTCGTGATCGTCGCCATCAGCGCCAAGATCGGCCCCGTCGAGGCCGTCGATCTCGCCTTCAACGATGCCGGGCGCTACGAGCAGCTCGTGACCGACGCCCACCCGTCGATCGCCGCCTTCGGCGGCATGTTCCTGCTGATGATCTTCCTCGACTTCATCTTCGAGGACCGTGACATCAAGTGGCTCGGCTGGCTGGAGCGCCCGCTCGCCAAGCTCGGCAAGGTCGACATGCTCTCCGTCTGCATCGCGCTCATCGTGCTGCTCGTCTCCGCGATGACCTTCGCCACCAAGGCCCACCAGCACGGCGGCGTCCATGCGGACAAGGTGCAGACCGTCCTGATCGCCGGCATCGCGGGCTTGATCACCTACCTGATCGTCAGCGGCCTCTCCGGCTACTTCGAGAACAAGCTCGAGGAAGAGGAGGAGCGCGAGCACGAGGCCGCAGAAGAGGCCAGGACGAGCGGCAAGAAGGTCCCAGCGGTCGTGATGGCCGGCAAGGCCGCGTTCTTCATGTTCCTCTACCTGGAGGTCCTGGACGCGTCCTTCTCCTTCGACGGCGTCATCGCCGCCTTCGCGATCACCAACGACATCGTCCTGATGTCGCTCGGCCTCGGTATCGGCGCGATGTACGTCCGCTCGCTCACGGTCTACCTGGTCCGCAAGGGCACCCTCGACGACTACGTCTACCTCGAGCACGGCGCGCACTACGCGATCGGCGCCCTCGCCGTGATCCTGCTCGTCACCATCCAGTACGAGATCCACGAGGTCATCACCGGCCTCGTCGGCGTCGTCCTGATCGCCTGGTCCTTCTTCTCCTCGGTCCGGCGCAACCGCAGGCTAGCGGCGGCCGAGGGAGAGCACACGGGGTCCCACGAGAAGGCTGACGTCTCCTCCGGCGTCTGA
- a CDS encoding LLM class F420-dependent oxidoreductase: MSSQLPLRFGVNMFVPGSRREWRAKCRRAEELGFDVVGVADHLGFPAPFPAIVAAAEATEQVRLTTFVLNTPFYNPALLARDVTSTDQFIDGRMELGLGAGYVKAEFDTAEIPFPSGGRRVEQLERTVTTLRRLFNDTEYQPRPAQPSGPPLLIAGWGDRLLRLAATHADIIAFPGGWANTTGDALHLAGTAQMEERIAYVRGLLGDRADAVELNLLVQQVIPPSERTSVPDRFAPLPPDAAHSPEEVPSVLIGTPADMAQQIKERRERYGFTYFTIMEYNMENFAPVIAALR, encoded by the coding sequence ATGTCTTCCCAACTCCCCTTACGCTTCGGCGTCAACATGTTCGTCCCCGGTTCGCGACGCGAGTGGCGCGCGAAGTGCCGCAGAGCCGAGGAACTCGGTTTCGATGTGGTCGGAGTGGCCGATCACCTGGGATTCCCCGCACCGTTTCCAGCAATCGTGGCCGCAGCCGAAGCGACCGAACAGGTACGGCTAACTACGTTCGTGTTGAACACGCCGTTCTACAACCCCGCCCTTCTGGCGCGTGACGTCACGAGCACCGACCAATTCATCGACGGGCGTATGGAACTCGGGCTCGGCGCCGGCTACGTGAAAGCCGAGTTCGACACCGCTGAGATACCGTTCCCCAGCGGCGGCAGGCGGGTCGAACAGCTGGAACGGACGGTCACCACGTTGCGTCGTCTGTTCAACGACACTGAATATCAGCCGCGTCCAGCCCAACCATCCGGGCCACCACTGCTGATTGCGGGCTGGGGCGACCGGCTGCTGCGGCTGGCCGCCACGCACGCCGACATCATCGCCTTCCCCGGAGGCTGGGCCAACACCACCGGTGATGCACTGCATCTGGCCGGAACCGCGCAGATGGAAGAACGAATCGCCTACGTGCGCGGCCTACTCGGTGACCGCGCCGATGCTGTGGAGCTGAATCTCCTGGTGCAGCAGGTGATTCCGCCCTCCGAACGCACCTCGGTACCCGACAGGTTCGCGCCGCTGCCGCCCGACGCCGCGCACAGCCCCGAGGAGGTGCCCAGCGTGTTGATCGGAACCCCCGCAGACATGGCGCAGCAAATCAAGGAACGCCGTGAACGCTACGGATTCACCTACTTCACGATCATGGAGTACAACATGGAGAACTTCGCGCCAGTCATCGCCGCGCTTCGCTGA